CGCGCCCCAGTTCGGATTGCAGGCTGCAACCCGCCTGCATGAAGCCGGAATCGCTAGTAATCGCGGGTCAGCATACCGCGGTGAATGTGTTCCTGAGCCTTGTACACACCGCCCGTCAAGCCACGAAAGTGGGGGGCATCCGACATCGGCAATGCAACCGCAAGGAGCTAGCCGCCTAAGATGAACTCCGCGATTGGGACTAAGTCGTAACAAGGTAGCCGTAGGGGAACCTGCGGCTGGATCACCTCCTTTCTAAAGGATATCCAACCCTCCGGTGGTGACACCGTTGGGTTTATCATGTGGAGACAGTTTCTTGTACAACAGGGCTAGAGAAGTCACGCCAAGCAAGTCGCGCAAGCGACCCGCAAGGCAAACTACCGGATTGACTTGATAGGGCCCGTCCAGACCTAGCCAGGCTGGACGGGTCTTTTTTTTTGCGCGCATGGTGTCGACCGCCGCTTGCGGGTTAGCATCAATCGCGCGAGAATCTGCTAAACCGCAAGCGGATCGATGCAAACGCGATAGGCGCAGCATGGTGATCGCATACCATTTGATTTGGACCGCCTACGGCACTTGGCTCCCCAACGATCCGCGCGGCAGCGGCTCTCGTTGCGTCGCTTCGCTTGCAATTGGCCGAGCTTGGCGAACTCCATTTCGGCCGCAAAAAAGTGCAGCCGCCGCGCCACGTCGTCCGCGAGTTCTACGACCGCGCCGAACCGCTCCTGCTATTCCCCATGATCCGTTTCGACGCTGCGCTGATCGACGAAATCGCTTGCGGTTTTGCCGAAGCGATCGCCCAGCAGTACTACACGTGCTATGCCGGCGCGATCATGCCGGACCACGTGCATCTGGTCATCCGCAAGCACCGCCATCGCGGCGAAGACATGATCGGCAACTTACAAAGCGCCAGCCGCTTGCGGCTTAGCACGCACGGCGCCCTCCCCAACGATCATCCTGTTTGGACCCTTGGCGGCTGCAAACGCTTTCTCGGCACTCCGGACCACGTTCGCACAGCGATTCGCTACGTCGAGAACAATCCGATCAAGATCGGCATGCCGGCGCAGAATTGGCCGTTCGTCATGCCGTACGACAATTGGCCATTCCATAAGCGACGAATGTGAACGACGATTCGCCCTTTGGTCGTCTTCGGTCCGCCCAGCTCGCTCTTTCTTCTAGGAGCGACGGCGCTTGAAAACTTTGCCGTCGAAGCCGATCCAACGACCCAAAAACTTCGCCCAATCACGGCCGTGATTGGCTCTGCGTGGGCGATACGGCCGGAGCCGATGGCCGCAAATGACAAGTGACGGGTGGGCACCTTTGCGCCATTCAATGGACGATCCCGCGTGCGACTGGTACAACTTTTGTTATGGCAAAGCTATCGAAACGGGAAATTCAAGATCTGGCGCGCCGCATCGTTGCGGCGAACCCTGGTGGCATCCGGTATAGCAGTCTGGTTCGAGAAATTGTCACGTCGAATCCCGAGACGCCGAAAAACACGATTCACGGGTCGGTGTGGGACTTGGCGGCGCGCTTTCCGACCGAAGTTGCTAAACCGAGTCGTGGCCTCTTTATTCCTTCATCGGCCGTTTCAGAAAACGGGAATGCCGACGTTTCAATCGACGACGCTCCATCCAAAGTCCACGAGGAGGCGTTCTACGATCCGTTCGCTGAATGGTTGAAGAATGAATTGGATGAAGCGACGGTTGCAATTCCTCTCGGTGGCGCTGGGCTTCAAAAGAAATGGGGCACTCCAGATGTCGTCGGCGTATATAAGCCATTGGCCTCGCATCGCATCAAGTTCGATCTAGAATTGATCGCAGCTGAAATCAAAATCGATCCGCAGACGCCCGTTGTGGCATTTGGTCAAGCAGCCGCATATCGACTGTTTTCAGCAAAGTCGTACGTGGTGATGCCCGCGACTATCTCCGAGCAAGATTACAGCCGTCTCGAATCGTTGTGCATGCTCTTTGGAATTGGCTTGGTACTTTTCGAATTGGAACCAAGTGACCCGGACTTTAAGATACGCGTCCGCGCGCAGCGATTTCCGCCGGACATGTTCTACGTAAACGAGTTTGCAGAGCGGATTTTTCAACTCGATCCGGCCGCGTTCAACCAACTCTTCGGATAAATCACTCTCTTCCCACCGAACCATGACGTCAGAAGTCGGCTTGCGGAGCAGTCGAAGTGCTCAACGGTGATAGTCTCTTTATCGGCGATCCAAGCCTCGGCTTGACCGATCGCCGATTTGGCCGTGCGGCCGCTTTATTTGTAGGGTACAATTCAGACATTGCAGGATTCTGTCATGACACCTCAACTTACTGACGAACAACGGCAGGCCCTTGAAGAGGCTGCCGAGAGCGGTCCCGTGACCATCATTGACTCGGCCAGCGGGCGAAAATTTGTCCTGTTCAGCGCCGCGCTTTATGACCGCTATCGGGCGTTGTTCGAGACCGATGATTTCGACATCCGGGAGACGTATGCGGCTCAGGATGCTGCTGCCGACGCGGCATGGAGTCATCCCGACGACGCGGTTTACGACAATTACGACTCGCACCGTAGTCGGCCATGAAGGTGAAACGCGGTGACGTGGTACTGCTGTCGATGCCGTTCGCGCAAGGCGGGGGATCGAAGATTCGTCCGGCCGTAGTTGTTCAAAACGACCGCAACAATGCGAGATTGGGCAACACGATTGTCGCCGCGATCACTCGCAATGTGAGTCGCGCGAGTCTACCGACCCAATTGCTGATCGACCCGGCGACGCCGGCGGGACAAAAGTCCGGTCTCGTTGCCGTCTCGGCGGTAACGTGCGAGAACCTATTCACAGTCGGCCAGAACTTGATCCACCGCACCATCGGCAGTCTCTCAGTGGATGCGATGCGTCAAGTTAGTGATTGCTTGCGGGCGGCGCTGGAAATCGATTGAGCAGTCTCAGCGTTTATCCACGCGAGACTGAAATCGAAGCCAATTCCCGCGCTGCCTGCAAGGAGCACTGGACGCCGCTTGCGCTCAACCCGGACCTCCCCAAGAGGGAAAGGGACGGAGTTAGAATTCCAGTCTATTGTAAATTCGGCTGCGGCAGCGGCTCTGGCATTCGCGGCGGGTTCGGTGTTGGCAGCGGCGCCGGAGGATGATCGTAGATTTCGTCGTCCCAGGGGTTGTCGCTGGTTTTCCAGACCGTGCCGTTCGGGCGGAGGTAGAGCTTGCGCTGCTCTTCGAGATCGAGCGGGCGGGCGCCGATGCGGCCGAACACTCCGATCTGATTGCCCGATTCGTCCACCGCTCGATCGCGATCGATGCCCTTCGAGATGGCCAGCGCGCGGCCGCCTTTGCCGATCGGATAGCTGGCGATTAGGGCGGGCGTCGGGTGGGGGCTGAAGCCTTGGTTGCCCGGCGTTTCCGGCGAGGTAAGCTGCACGACTTTCAGACCGTTGCAGCCGTCGGCCAGGTAGGCGAATTCGCTGGTGTAGGTAATCCCCAGTTTTACATCGCACAGATCGTTGATGCAGCCGCCGGCGTTGAAAATCTGATCGATCCGCGGCCGCTCGGGATTGGTGATGTCGAGAATCAGCAAGCCTTGCGAGCCGCCAGCCACATACGCGTAGGTTCGGGCCAGATAAATGTTCCGCGCCTCGGGCAAGAAGAGCGCGGCGCCGGGGATCGGCCGCGGCGCTTCGAGGTGCGTCGTGTCGAGCACCTTGATCCCTTCATCGTCGCAGACGAAGCCGTAGCGGAATTGCACCTGCACGGCGCGCGGATTGCGGAGCACGTCAGGACCAAGCACCCGTGTGACGAAGGGATGCTTCGGGTCTTCGAGCGAGACGACGACCAAGCCCGCGTCGCAGCAGATGTACGCATAGGTGCCGGCGATCGTGATCGCGCGGGCGCCGCAGAGGATGCCGCCGGGGTTAAAGGTCAGTTCGCGGTCCAAGAAATTGTTGAGCGGGTTGCCGTCCAACAGCGTGCCCGCCCCGACGAGGATCAAGCCCTCGAACTTATCGACGACATAGAGATAAGCGTATAGCGAGTTCACTTCCTGCTCGTGATTCTCCGCGCGGTGCTTGCGCGTTGGATCCGGGGCAATCGTGGTCGGCGCGGCGACGGCCGTGGCGTATTTCGTCGGCACGAAGAACCGCTGCCCGATTGGCGACACCGGGGCGGTCGTGATCCGCTCCGAAAAACCCTTATCGTCGATGAAGGCGACGTCGAACACGCGCAGCCCGCCCGTCCCGCAGGCGGCGTAGAGATATTCGCCGCGAAGCTGCAGGCCGAGAATCTCCGGCTGGCGGAACGGGTGCGCGATATTGTCGCTCACGTCCTTGGCGGAATGCTCGTGGGCATTGGCCAGCACGCGGCCGCGCTCGAGGTGTTGCCGGAAGTAATCGGGGAACGCCATTTCATGCAGCGCGCTGCCGATCACGGCCTGCGGCTCCTCGCGCTCGGTTACTTCGACGGCTGCCAGCCCACGATCGCCTTCGCCAACCCAGCAATAGCGGCCGATGAAGTTCACATAGTTCGTCCCTTGCATCAGAAGCTGGGCCATGATCGCATTGTTGTCGTTCTGCTTCGAGACGTGGCAATCGGTACACATCTTCGTCTCGGTCACGCCGGGGCGGAAATCGTCCCGGAAATTCGGATCGGCCGGATGCGGGCCGCCGCGCACCGTGTGCGGCACGTTGGTGCTGAAGGCGATGCCGCTCATCCCGTCGCCCGAGATCGTCTGCTGCTGGACGTAAATCGATTCGCGGTTGTTGTTGTACGAGCCGACGTGGATCGCGCAGCTCGACCGGGCCGGCCCAATGCGATTCTTCGTCACGTCGCCGTCGCGGGCGAGCATGAACACGTCGTCCCGCAGGGTCTGGAAGTTGTACGAAACGAAATTGCGGCTGACGTCTCCCTCATCGTGCAGGCCGGGGAGTTTCTTGTTCGCCTTCTGCGGCAGGTGGCAGCCGAAGCAACTCGGGTTCCACGAGGAATGGCAGGTGATGCAGCTCATCCGCTCGTTCTGGTGAGCGCACTGCCGCGACTCCGGCTGGCCGCCCCAAATGAGCTTGCCGCTATCGCCGACGCGAACGGTTTTGGCCATCGCCGACTTTACGTTGTAATGCTCGCTCCGCGGGTCGATCGTGTCGGCCGTTTGCACAACTTCCCACCGCAGAGTCGGCTCGACCATCGAGTTCTGGTAGATCCTGTCTCCCTCGCGCTCGAAGCGACGGCGTCCGGATGGCGTGCGCAAAGCCGTGAGATCGCGAGTGCCGTCGGGACCGGAGGTGTACGCGGCGGGGCCGGAGGTGGTGAGCGTGGCCCGGGCGATCGAGCTGCCGTGGCAATCGATGCACTGGATTTCGATCCCTGCCCGCACTTCGCGTTGCAGCCGCGCATTTCCATGAGCATCTTGAACGAAGTGGCAATCGATGCAGTGCATCCCCTTTTCCATGTGAATGTCGAGCAGATGCACCGGTAGATTGTCGCGCTTGGCCGTTAGTGCCGACTCCTCAGAATGAATTTGAGCGGGAGTCTTCTGATCGGCGTTGCGATACGGCTCCTTGAGCCAGGCGGGGATGGCCACCGCGGCTTGCAGCTTTTCGTTCGTCACCGGCTCGACGATCTGGCCGCGATAATCGAGCAGATTGCCGGCGCGGTCTTTCTTGAACACGGCGCGGAACACCCAGCCGTGACCGTGGAAATCGGCGAACTGCGTGTGCCGCGTCTGGGTATTGAGATCGGTCAGGTTCGCCAGGAATTGCGGATCGCTCCACAGACCGCGGCCAGACGCTTCGTCGGGGTTGGACATTTGGGCCTGAATGGCTTCCTCGGAAGTGAGATAGCGCTGCTTGGCCGGATACATAAGCTGGCCGTCGGTCTCCTCGTCCCACCACTGAAAGCCGACATAGCTGTTCACGACGTTGGTGCCCGGATGGATATGGCACACCAGGCATTGGCTGGTCGGAATGCTATTGCCGGCGGCGAACTGATGCGTGATGGGATGCCCCGATTCGTTCTTCGGGATCGTCGGATCGGGATTGAAGGAGAATCCGCGGTTGCCGAAGACGGCGTATGGCCCCGAATGCACGAGCGAGCGATCGTTGGCGTAAACGACGTGGCAAGCCGTGCAGCCGCTCGAGCGATAGTCGCCTGGATGGTCCATTGTGCCGTGAAAATTGAGCGTGGGGTCGAAGAGCCGAGTCTTCTGCAAGCCGATGAAGGTCGGATCAGTGCGGTTTTCGGTCCCCAAGCCGCGATTGCTCAGCCGAGTGCGCGGGCGGCCGGGGTCTTCTTCGCGCTCGGGGATGCCGACCTCGGGACGGAAACGGCCGCCGCGCTCGAAGATGCGAAGGATGTTGCCTGGCTGCGAGATTTCGAATCGCGGCAACGGATCGAGATAAGGCACGACCCCTTTCTCGGCAATCTCGCGCTCGTTCGGCGGCGGCACGGTTTGAATCCGCTGCGGACTGCCGAGCATGCTGTAACTCTCGCCATAGTGCGGAGACTTGGTCGGGATCGAGCCGTTGTTGTATAGTGCGGCGCCCCAGAGCATGCAGCCGTGGGTCATCATGCTCTTGCGCACTTCGAGCACCTCGCGCTCGTGGCATACCCCACAACTGATATGCGCCACGCGCAGGTCGCCGGGGTTCACGAAGCGAATGAATTCGGGAGACTCATGGTTCAAAAGCGTATACGAGCGCACCGGCTTGGCGCTGCCAGGCCAAGCGCCCGGGAACCGCGGCGCGACGTGAGCACATTCCTTCGTATCCGCCGCCGGATTGCCGCCGTGGCAATCGCAGCAACCCAATCGGACCGTCGCCTTGCCGTGCATGTCTTTCACGTTCTCATGGCAGACAATGCAGCCGCGGCTCTTGGCATAGGCGTCCGCTTCGGTCTGTTTGCTGAGATCGACGCCGATCAGCTCGGGAGGGAATGGAAACGGCTCTTCGCCAGCGGGATTCTGTGGCCGAGCGAGTGGCGCAAGCGTCGCCGGTTGCAAGTTTGCGTCAGTCGTCGCGCGACTGCTCGCGCGAACGACATCATATTGAGGCTCGGCGGCCCGGCTCGATAGAGCCGCGGCGGCCGCCAGCGATAGCAGCACGGCGATTGCCAAGAGCCGTCGTGGTATGTAATTCCGTGATCCCATCAATGGACATCCTTGTCGCGTCAATAGAGTAATTTCACATCAAGAAAGCTGGCGAACAGGGCGCCGATTCGGCCGGCTTGCGTTCGGTATATGTCTTCAAAACCTTGGCCGGGGATCAAGCTCTGAATCCCGGTGTCAATGATGCAATTGTTGTTGAGCCACGGACGATACTCGAAGCCGAGGCCGAGGTCGGTGCCGATGCTCTGATGGATGTTGGGCTGAAACACGAACTGCTCGATCACGGCCGTTTCGTCGAACCAGAGGAAGTTGACGTTGCTGATCACTTTCAGCTTTGGTGTGACCTCGAAATCCATGCCAAGATTGGCGATGAACACGCCAGGGTTCACGAAATTGGATTGACCCTCGGTCTTCGACGAGCGCAGATCCGGCACCAGGCTGAACGGTTGCTTCAGGTTCACGCCGAGCAGCTTGATCGGCTGCCGCTGCCAGTAGCTGAACGGCCCTCCGGCGAAGTTCGGATCATCGAGGATCGTGTCGAAACCATGAGCTTCGGTGTCGAACGGATTGCTGTCTCCACTCGCGTAAAAGATCGACGACCGGAATCGGATCCAATCGCTGTCGTACGACAATTCGACCGCCGCCATTTCAGCGCTGATCCTCTCCGGCTGCCCGGCCATCGGGTTCAGGCTGTCCTGGCCGAAGACCCAATAGAAGGCATGATCGACGTTCAGGCGGTTGATATGCCCGTCGCCGGCCCAGCCCAGATAACAAGCGTCGATCGTGTGCGGCTGGAAAATGCCGACCGGATCGGGGCGGACGAGGAAGCCGTTTTTGTCGTAGTGCAGGCTGGCGTCGTCATGGTTGTAGTGGATGCTGAGCTGCGTCGTGTAGCCGGGCCAAATAAAGTCCTGCCGATAATAGTTGGCGATCAACACCTTCTGTCCGCGGTCGTCGAACGTATTGAGATCGCTGTTCGTGTCTTTCTCAAGCTGATCGAAGAAGGCGACGTTGAACTGATCGCGGTTCGAGAGCCGAGTGCCGAACAGGCGGACGGCCCGATTCGTGTCGTCGAAGATGAAGCCGCGGAAATCGCTGTTGAAGGGCTGCGAGCCGGCGCGGAGGGAGACGAAATCGTAGTTCGGGCTTAAGTCGGCAAGCTTCGTTTCGGCGAACCATTCCTGGAGCGTGAACCACGTCCGCCCGCGTGTATGCCCGCGAGTCACGTCCGGGCTGACGACCCCCAATTCTTCGACGTCGAGAAAGTTCACGTTAAAGAT
This genomic stretch from Pirellulales bacterium harbors:
- a CDS encoding type II toxin-antitoxin system PemK/MazF family toxin, producing the protein MKVKRGDVVLLSMPFAQGGGSKIRPAVVVQNDRNNARLGNTIVAAITRNVSRASLPTQLLIDPATPAGQKSGLVAVSAVTCENLFTVGQNLIHRTIGSLSVDAMRQVSDCLRAALEID